The sequence AATGATACAACTTGCATTAGtgcatttaataaaaagatcagAATCATGACTATTAAAAACAAAGCTAAagacgagatcacaatagagaacttctcaaaccaagcaTAGGGTGTTTGTTTTAGACCatatatataatgatttcttaagcttacaaacatatctagagtcatgtgaaataccaggagggggtgtcatataaacttcttcttgaagatctccattcaagaaggcatttttaacatcaagctaAGAAATATGCCACTGACGAATCGAAGCTATgacaataagagtacgaataggAGTTATTTTTGCAATAGGGGCAAATATCTCCTTATAGTCCATAACATACTGTTAAGAGTATCCTTTTGTAAACAAACTCTttatatcgctcaatagacccatcatAATTAGACCTGATCTTATTCACCCaatgacaaccaacaacactcttattaggaggtagaggaaccaaaTACCAAGTATATGTCTTATGTAAAGCAGAAAGTTTATCATtcatagcttgctgccaaaaCGAATTAAGAATTGCCTTTTCCTAGGAAGAGGGCTcaaaaagacaatgaatagaagctaaaaatgaagtaaatgtgaagaataacaagaataagcaaattTTGGTGGTTTTATGGACTTACGAATACGGATGGACTGACATAGAGGTGaatccacaatctcagatgaagcttaaggggctgtagatgagaatggagcttcaaaTGTGCTAGAAAGTAAAGTATCAGTACCTAtagagttatgagtacaaattggtCAAACATGGACAGAGATATCATTATCAAAATCCTCAGAAAAGGGATCTATACAAATAAGATCAGGTTTAGTCAGGCTATGAGTAGTggatagaatataaaaaaaaaggtatatgctaaagaaaaacaacatgacgagacacataaagtttctgagttattgaatcaaaacaacgataccttttttaccttcaccataacccaataaaacataaataacagATCAAGAGGATAGTTTACTGCGTTCTACATGAGGatgaagaacgaaacaagtacaacaaAAAACTCTAAATGAGAAATAATCAGGGGCATAcccatataatttttcaaaatgagATAAACCAGAACTATGAGAAGAtgaaattgtattaatcaaacttacagTAGTAAGAACAGCctctccccaaaactcactaaaaacaaaagcagacaataagagagaacgagcagtttTGATAATGTGCCTATGTTCTCTTTCaccaacaccattttgctcaggagtatctgtacatgaagtttggtaAATGGTTCCATCTAAGGTAagtaattgacaaaaaaaatttaaaggtgtattccccacccaaatcacacctaaagcatttgatcacaCCAGAATGTTGAGTTTTTATAAGAGTTCGAAAAGCTGTATATATCTTAAAGAATTCAAaatgatgtttcattaaataaacccaacaataacgagtatattcataaataaaagagacataGTATTGAGACCTTTCTTTTATGGCAACAGGAGAAAGTCCCTATACATCATAATGAATCAAGTTATtggtgaagaaaaaacaaaaatacttagattaaaagataaagcagAAAATTTTGCTagtttacatccactacaatcagaaatgtcacaagttttcaaatttcttaaagctcctgtggatgccaaaaatctcaaacaagaaGACGAAACATATCCTAGACGAGAatgctataaataaaaactagaagatgaaggactcaaacaaaaagaagacaaatcaatagtagtagtagcagtAGTGGGAACTAACACTTTTTACTCATCCAAGATGTACAATCCATTCTCCCTACGACTTGTCTCAATCAGCTTCTAAGATTGCAGATCAtgtacataacaaaaaaaagaggaaaaaatgactaaataatcactaGAATCATATAATTGACCAATAGaagcaagattcaatttgaggtttggaataagataaacattaaaaaaagacaagtgaggtgtgacaacaaaACCgacacctgctaagggcatgAAAGTGTCAAACAGTCAGAACAGGAATGAAGGGCAAAGGGGAAACATaggtaaaagatgaagaatctaGAGACATATGATGTGAAACATTATAATCCAAAACTcattcagaatgtgacatatatgaggaactatgaggcaaattacctatggaagaagaagcggacattgcttgtggctgcaatgagagaaacttctgaaattgctcaaCCAAAGTACTAGGATCGATAATAGAACTTGAGGAAGCTATTGCTGCGATATTGTGGtgtggtggtttataaccctgatGTGGTCTAtaagcattagattgtgactagCTGTCAATAACGTCTCGTGTAAGGCTTATGGTGGTGATTGGAGAATTGCTTAGAGGGTACTGCTAGTACAGAAGAATTCGAAGCAGAAAGAATATCATTTTCATAATACAAGTAAAGATatatttcttcagccaataactcactgacaACCGAGTCAATAGAAGGCAATGGAGAGTGATGTAGtattgaacctctaagtcctttGAAATCATTTTGAAGTGCTATTAAAAAATGTATCAATCATTGATGCTCTTTACGTTCAATATAAGCATCatatgcctttaattctgcTGATTCTGTAAaagccaattgatcccaaagatctgtTATGGCAAAATAGAACtttgaatactcatattcttctagtgaagagctcgtatgtcattctctaattgatactgcTTTGAAAAATTTGATTACATGAATAACATTTACAAATGATCTCAAACCTCCTTTGTTATCTCATACTTCACCAACTGCATACATATggaatgctcaacagaattgttgatccaagtaatgataTTTGCATTGTTTGCTTCCCATGCATTTATCAAAGCAGCATCCCCttcctcaatttttttaggTACCATTGACATATCCCTACATCTTTTTACCCTTAAGAAAATTTTTCATTACATAGCTCCAATAcgaatagttcttcccatccaacctcacactcatagattgaagcaaatcatctctttcagtagccataatcaacaatcacagagaaccagaatgcaaaagcagtagaaaacaaaataccaaATTGAAGAAACTAAATAGAGAttgcagaaactaaaaaaaaatatcttcttgaaaatttacaattatgccaaaacataaaaaaaatttacagaaATTGAAGGGAAGGCGAAATACCAAAGTAATTGCAGAAAATGAATGCAAATATCAAATTGTAGAAGCTGAAGGAAAGATGAAATACCAAATTTTACAGAAACAGAAGACAAAAaatcactccaaaaaaaattattaggattAGTTGGATCCGCGAAAGTTGTGTTTGAGATTAAGCCTCGTTTCATAAAACcaactctgataccatgataaaataatttaatatcaaacataaaagggaggctagaattctcAATGATCTATTTATTATGAGTGCTTAgagttaacctaaatacaacgaaattatatataggttaaactgaaaatattattctacccttaataaataagactaaataaatattatttaacaaagaCTAGTGCTCTTGTGCCACTCCAGGGGCTTTCTTTAAAGCCTAAAGGGTTTGCTTTCAACGATGGCTTCCCAAAACAGTCAACTTTGCAGCTTTTATGTTACAAGGGTTGAAAGAAATACCTTTGTGTAGTGGAAAGGGATTTTAACAGGTTGGTACTCAAAGTTTAGGGGTTTTAATGTTGGTTCTGATTATTTAGAGTTTTCTTGTTGAGCtctatttttgtaattcttagcTTGGCACCTTGTCTTACTGCAGATCAAGCATTTGTTATTGAACTTCTTgtcattctttttttctctttgtaacaagccttttcttttttgtttctattattGGGAACAACAATGTTTGCTTTGGGGAATATGCTAGAAGAGTTAGCTCTTTTTTTAGACAACTTATGATCATCTTCTATCCTTAACCTTGAAATAAGGTCTTCAACTATCATTTCTTTATACTTATAGTTAAAGTAGCTTTTGAAGTCTTTCCAAGATTATggtaatttttcaataattacagTCACTTTAAAAGATTCATTAAGAACCACTCCTTCAGCATGAATATTATGCAAAATGAGTTGAAACTATTAAAATTGACTTATCATGGTGCTTAAATGACCATCTTGAAGTCTAGAAATTTACtgactaagattttttttataccagCATCTTTAGCTTTCTACTTTCGATCCAAAGCTATTTATAATGCCTTTGCACTCTATacacataataaaatattttgtccaatcaatttaaaatatagttcTTGTACATGAAATCCCTATGACTCTATGCATCCATAGATTCCATTATAGTGAGATTAAATTATTATCTAATAGATTTGACACTTCTTCAAGCAAGAACTTAGCAAGGTGGTAagataacataatatattttattatatctctTGAAGTTTAGTCTATTGAACTTTTTAGATGTCTTATCATATACCATATAAGATAATGATGGAATCCTCCATGCATAAATAACTCTTGCCAAAGTAACattgatttaaataattaaatcttgAGTAGAAGACAAGATATAAATCTATAAACaagcaaatatataaaattaaaaattagcttTTAAACATGCAATACacaataagataataaaaattcaactaaTAGATTAGCTAAACAATTAGATATCATATTTtgataagacaaaaaaaaaaaaaaaaaacaagaccacaagcaaataaagaaacaattttAATCTTAAGATTATTGGTAATATTTTAGTAGTAGCTATTATTTAGGAAGATTGCATGCGATGTTATATCAAGGTAAGAGATCATAAATTTGCAAaagagtaaaaaacaaaatcctaattaagcaaataatataatatttaaagttGTATTTGAATCAACAAAAAATCCTAACCTTTGACCATTTTTTATACCAaactttaaatcaaaattgatgcAATTACTagaattaattcttataattttacttTCATTGCACATCATAAACAAGTAAAAAACCTGAcagatttttcatttaaaactactcgtttttacttggaaaataaattttttaggggtgaaagaattattttttcaacaaacCTAAATCAAAGCTGAAAATAACCaagtaatgaaatatttttttataatccaaTGATTATTTATAGCAAACCCAAAGCTCCTATGGCCTCAATCGCATGTGGTTTAAATCTAGAGTTTACTTTGCATAAATCttccttttaaaaatttttggtAATTTATAAGTTCATTTAGCTTTTGATATATAAACTATAAGAAAATCTTAgagataaaaaagttttttaatttcataaaaacatgagaattaaatatttaaaattaatttttcattctccctcatattttaaacatgttaacatttaatatgaaaataattttattgaaaattaatctttaataacGCTTTAACCCTAAATATAAATAACCCCACTTTTGTTTTGACCtcaaatataaacaattaaCGACGtctttttaaacaaatttctaACATGCTTTATCATCGGGTTATCAAAAACTTGTTTGCACGGAAACCTGATGTCCAATAATATGACAAATTCCAGATTCCTTACAGATTAGTCAAACATCAATGCTCCTGATTATATTTGCCAGAATTAAAAGCTAACGTTAAAGAGTCCCTCTCAAGAAATGGGAGAAAGGTTCCTTTTCAGCCAACGAAGTTAACTGaattaataatacaataatGCGCATGGATTCATTGAGGTTTCTAGCTCCAGTTAAGATTTTCTAAGCAAATTTTGCCGTTACAGCTGAAGGGTTAAGGGTATGGATCAGTCATGAAAACCAAAGGTCCTCTTCTCGACTAATGGTAATCATGATATCCGGGAGGAGTTCCAGAAAGTATTCTTCCGGATGCCAATTCATGCCACAGTCTTTACTGTTAACTGTCTCCCTCACCACCTTGAGACTTCGGATCTGAATCGGGGTTGGTTTGTTCAAGGTTAGCTACTGCTTCTGGTCCATACAACCGAGTCAACTCCTCCTGTTATGAAACCCGCGTTTGTTAAATGAGTGATGTCTTGTAATGATCAACTTTTGGCAAGAAGAACGATCAAACTTTAATGAATACGAAGAATGgagtttcaaataaaaaggcCAGGGACTAAAATAAACCTTAATGAAATCGTTTTCGGATTTAAGCTTGTTGCATTCTTCGGAGAGGCTCTGCAATTCATCTCTAAGATTGCAATTGTCATTGCTCAAATTCTCTACCCTGACTTGTAGCTCTTCACACTCTGCCTGGTTAAGATGAAGAGTCAAAGCAATAGATATCAGCTTTTAATAGGAGAATAAGAGCAGCAAACCTTAAGATAAAATTCAACAACAAATGTTCCCATCAGAATCATCCTCATCACCGATATGAAAAGCAACAGTATGTTGACCGACCTAAAGaagcttttcttttatttaaaagaaagatgGCAAGCAAGCTCTAAATTGGACCTTGAACTTCAAAAGGCAAGGTGATGCTCTTAAGGATCATGGGGTCAGGTTAGAGCTAGACAGTGTAAGAAAGTTCTGAAACAGTTGAAGttgttaaactcttttttttctaggcCAGCGACTAGTGAAATTATTTCAGGACATGAGAAGTGTACTACTTAAGGCTGTTGAGGATTAGAGAATCATCCTTTGCTAGAAAAATACGAGTTTGGTAACGAATATTTTAAATAACCTGTTTTACCACTCCACCTATCACAGTCGTAAAATAAGGAAGTGGGAGATGAGCATCTGGTTTGGAACTAACAATGGTGAAGAAATAAGCAAACATTCAAAGACAAGAAAAGGTGCAAATTACAGCAGTACCTGTTTACGTAACCTTGACCTTCTGGCTGACTCTCTATTAGATTGTTTCCTCTTCTGTCTTTTCAATTCACGTTCATCCTGTCAGAACCCAAATCTATAATTCAGTGGAAGGAAAAGGAATCCAGATAGCCTAACAGCTGCATTAACAAACAGAAATGCCTCCCATAAATAACATCCTTTCTTCATCAttctcaaaaacaaattgacctGTTCCTTTTGAGGTATAAGAAGGCCAGAGTTTGAATTTTCAcgaaatttgaaatattataagTTAAGGAAAATACAAAcgtgaaaaaatgaaaaacaaactgCTGAAAGGTCAAACCTTTGATAAGACCATGACAGcagaattaatttgattgttaaaaactgaattttaatACATGATTTTAAACAAATGCTCAAGAATGATGCAACAAATAACTGCAGGGTTCATACTTGAATCCACTGTTCAGGCAATCCAGCAGGAACAACACCAGATGAGGCACAGGATGGATTTGGTCTCATTTTTGTAGCTCCAGAAGCAGCTGGAGATGCATTCCATAAGTCCATCCCAATGTTTAGATTAGTTGCGGGCATAGACACCACAGGCTTCCCAGGCACAGAAGTTTGGATATTTGCTCCGGTTGAGTTACTTTGTGCATTGGCTGTGAAGAAAGTCAACTTGTTTAGCAAGCTATTACAGCAAACAAACAAGAACAGATAGAGACAAGGAAGAGAAATGTCACCATCTGCTAGCATTTGGTTGAAGCTTCCTTTCTTGTTTGCAGCATTTTCCTATAATATTTAGGCAGGTTTTCattaaatagaatataaatcACACTTTCCATTGGCTGGGTTAACATAGAAAACTgcaattccaaaaaaattcagGGCATCTGAATTTCTACAGCATGAACAAGCTGAAAAACCTGTTTTTGGGATAGGTCACCAATGCTTCAACAAGATCCCAGTCATTTGCACTAAACAACAAGAGCACACAGAAAGCAAAGAATAGGAGTGCACAGAAATATACCTGCTGGTTAGTATTCTCATCACTGGTATCAGATGAGCCATCTGTACCACTTTCAGCACTGTTCAGATAGCATATAGGTCAATATCACAAGAATTCAATGTATATGcatttcaaaaggaaaaattacCAATAAACTTGAGCTTAACTGACCTTTGGGAGGCACCATCATTTCCTGAATCCGAAATAGCCTTTCCACTCTCTCCAGCTTTTCCTCCTGAAGTTCCCTTAGCTTTTTTAGCTGAAGCACGGTCCTTTCCGTCAGGGACCTTGCCTTCCAACTCTGTATTTGCCGGTGCTGAATTTGGTGTCTGCAAGGAAGATAATGAATATGAAACATCAGATTACCAAATAACTGGTAGGAATTCATAGGGATCCTAAATACATTTGCCATGGTAGTAAAAGGGAATATCAGCACAAGAAAAATTCTTGTATCAGAAACACTCATTATTACCGGGGCCATGTTTGGATGGGCATACACTCCCCCTGCAGGATATAAAGCTGGGTATGGAACTGGGGTTCCATAAGGTGGGATTAAAGGATGCTGAAAATTGTCAACgcaaaagaaaataagtaacTTCTCTGTCAGATGAGTGGAACTGATGCTTTTCTCAAACAATAGGAGATATCCACCTGGCTTCCCCAAATATAGGGATGAGGTGTCGGTGAGGCAACTGTTGAGGCAAAAAAGGGAGGTGGGGTAGCTCCAGCACCATAATAAGCCTAAAAAAGTAGCCAAGTTATGAGCATTTAATGTTAGTGCTGcagatataaaaatcaatatatgaATTTGATAAGCATAAACCTGCACAGAATTTGACCAATCAGGATATGAAGGCGTTGTGGGTATTTCCTGTAAACACAATGAAGAGGGATTGGTATGATTGTCAACATGTGAATCTCTGTACATTTGTGTGTGCATTTGTGTTTGTGAgtatgagagagaaagagaaccTGATTTGAAGATGCTGGTTTGGAAGGCTTAGCAGGTGTGCTTTCTTCCCTTGTCCCCATTTATATCAATTCAGTAAATACCACCAACTTCAACAAATTATGTTTGGATCTATTGTATCCAGAGCAATATTTATAAAGCACCTGCTAACGTCATACTAGATTACAAAACATATCATGAATTACATGCAATCATTATGAAATCAATTCTCATTACCATACATGGAAGCAATTATCATTGTGTTAAACATTAACAGGCGTACAGCCAAAGCCACCACTGCATTGACACCAATGTGCAAAAAGTATAGCAATAGTCTCTAATGAATTGGAACTAGCCATGCATCCTTAGCTAAAATGCTTATAGCTAGCTCACTACCTCTCTTGGTGTTAAGAAGACATTGTCATCACTCgttgcaattaaaaaatcatgctaTCAATCACTTTCCACATATCACATGACATTTTGGTGGGGGAAAAATTACTGCTCACAAGATTCACCCTCGAACATGGGATGAAGACGGTGACTGTGTTGCAAGACAAGCATTGAGGAAGAAAtggagaaactaaaaaaaaagaagaaaactttaATATACTTAATACTTAACAACTCAACAGAGCCATAATCCCAACCATGTATACATGGACATGCCCACAAGCCTTTGTAGGTGAAGTTCCCTTTCAAAATCAACAAGTCTCTTGGTCACTTATAGTGACCAATCAAACCCTTGTCAATGCTCACACAAATGACCTTCACAACCAGAATAATGCAATAGTGTCTCATAGTAATCTCATAAATCCCTACATAATCTGGACCAGGGCTCAACTACAATATACATTCTAAAGCAACCCTGCTCCATTCCTATTGGCCATGGTTATTTCACTTGTAGTCAACCTGTAAACAATCAGTTTTCAATCTACATTACCATTTATGATTTATCTTCTCCATCACCAGCGGACATCTCCGTTGCTTAAGTCCTAATACTTCAAAAAGATATAAAACAACAGTAAAGAATATTTAAAGATCCATCGGCAGGCAAAAAAGGAACCATCATTACtggaaatattattttacattatgcccaattttttaatagattagTGAGTGCTTCGTAAGAAAAAATGCAGCACTTCAAGTGTCCAAAAAAGATAATCTTCACTTCATATGCAAGCTGTGTCCCTGCTATTCTGAAGCTTCACCAACATCAAAAAGCTGATACCATTTTTGCTCATCGAAACAGGCATCAGTTCATTACAATCAATCCATAACTTAgccaaaaagtataaaaaatccTTTCCAAGGGAAATTAACACTACATTAAGCTCCTCCATTACAAGTACTACTTACAACAGATTATAGTCACTATCTTCATCCAAAGAGCACGCTTTATATGATCTTCTTTGGAGATATGGGAAATATTTGAACTTTCACCAATTTCAAGAATGCAGGCGTAGCATCCAAAATGAGTTTCTTATAGTCAGGTTAAATTGTAAGAACCACACCCCTTACAATAATAAGCCCTAGAGTTGACTATTAGTACCTTTAATTATAATAAGCTAAAAGAAGTTTATTAGTGTCAATCAAATCATCAGTGTTCTTCAAGAACATCCTCCTGCCACATGCCCATTGTAATCATAGATTTATTGTAGGTCCCACAatagaattaaagaaaattaattaatattgtatcaatatatataaagaaaattgatttatcATCAACAGTCTCTACCAAAAATGCATGAGCAAACAGCCACTGTATTTATGATTCATTACTCATTTGTCATTGTTCTGTAGGTTAATCTATTACCGCTGCTTATTAGGGGAAAATAGCATTTTTCTATCCAGAATGATCCCCACTCTCCCA is a genomic window of Populus alba chromosome 5, ASM523922v2, whole genome shotgun sequence containing:
- the LOC118029983 gene encoding G-box-binding factor 1 gives rise to the protein MGTREESTPAKPSKPASSNQEIPTTPSYPDWSNSVQAYYGAGATPPPFFASTVASPTPHPYIWGSQHPLIPPYGTPVPYPALYPAGGVYAHPNMAPTPNSAPANTELEGKVPDGKDRASAKKAKGTSGGKAGESGKAISDSGNDGASQSAESGTDGSSDTSDENTNQQENAANKKGSFNQMLADANAQSNSTGANIQTSVPGKPVVSMPATNLNIGMDLWNASPAASGATKMRPNPSCASSGVVPAGLPEQWIQDERELKRQKRKQSNRESARRSRLRKQAECEELQVRVENLSNDNCNLRDELQSLSEECNKLKSENDFIKEELTRLYGPEAVANLEQTNPDSDPKSQGGEGDS